The Dryobates pubescens isolate bDryPub1 chromosome 41, bDryPub1.pri, whole genome shotgun sequence genome includes a region encoding these proteins:
- the LOC128899210 gene encoding claw keratin-like, whose amino-acid sequence MSCSSLCSPCGVAAPCPLADTCNEPCVRQCPDSTVVIQPPASVVTFPGPILSNFPQSSVVGSAGVPGVGGGYGGTFGSYGGYGGFGGYGGWAGYGGLGGYGGYGGFGGCGGYGGRGSRYFGGSCGPC is encoded by the coding sequence atgtcctgctccagcctgtgctCTCCCTGTGGGGTGGCCGCCCCTTGCCCCCTGGCCGACACCTGCAACGAGCCCTGCGTGCGGCAGTGCCCTGACTCCACGGTGGTGATCCAGCCCCCGGCCTCGGtggtcaccttccctgggccCATCCTCAGCAACTTCCCCCAGTCCAGCGTTGTTGGCTCTGCAGGAGTCCCCGGAGTTGGGGGTGGCTATGGTGGCACTTTCGGTAGCTATGGAGGCTATGGAGGCTTTGGAGGCtatgggggctgggctggttaTGGAGGCCTTGGTGGCTATGGAGGCTATGGAGGatttgggggctgtgggggctaTGGAGGCCGTGGCTCTCGGTACTTCggtggcagctgtgggccctgctga
- the LOC128899214 gene encoding claw keratin-like: protein MSCSSLCSPCGVAAPAPLADTCNQPCVRQCPDSTVVIQPPASVVTFPGPILSNFPQSSVVGSAGVPGVGGGYGGTFGSYGGYGGFGGYGGWAGYGGLGGYGGYGGFGSCGGYGGWRRGSRYLSGSCGIC, encoded by the coding sequence atgtcctgctccagcctgtgctCTCCCTGTGGGGTGGCTGCCCCGGCCCCCCTGGCCGACACCTGCAACCAGCCCTGCGTGCGGCAGTGCCCTGACTCCACGGTGGTGATCCAGCCCCCGGCCTCGGTGGTCACTTTCCCTGGGCCCATCCTCAGCAACTTCCCCCAGTCCAGCGTTGTTGGCTCTGCAGGAGTCCCCGGAGTTGGGGGTGGCTATGGTGGCACTTTCGGTAGCTATGGAGGCTATGGAGGCTTTGGAGGCtatgggggctgggctggttaTGGAGGCCTTGGTGGCTATGGAGGCTATGGAGGTTTTGGGAGCTGTGGAGGCTATGGAGGCTGGCGCCGTGGCTCTCGATACCTCAGTGGCAGCTGTGGAatctgctga